AGGGCGATTGGCCAGCACGCGGGGGAGATACGGCGTGACTTCGGCGTTGCGCGCCTCGGTGTATTCGGTTCGCGCGCTCGCGGAGATGCCGCGGTCGATAGTGATCTCGATGTGCTCGTGGAATTCGAGCGCCCGACATTCCGGAACTACATGGGTCTCAAGCACTATCTCGAGCAGTTGCTTGGCGTGACAGTCGATCTCGTGAGTGCGGCTGCCCTGAAGCCGATGCTGAAGGAGCATGTGATGCGCGAGGTCAAGTATGTCGCGTGACATTCGTGTGTACCTCGCCGATATCGCTGAGCGCTGTGAGAGGATTTCTCGCTACGTCGAGGGCCTTGATGACATCGCCTGGTCGACGGATGAGCGAACCCAGGACGCCGTATTGCGCAACCTCGAGGTCATCGGCGAGGCGGTCAAGCGTCTTCC
The DNA window shown above is from Actinomycetota bacterium and carries:
- a CDS encoding nucleotidyltransferase family protein, producing MTDTDEMIRAIGQHAGEIRRDFGVARLGVFGSRARGDAAVDSDLDVLVEFERPTFRNYMGLKHYLEQLLGVTVDLVSAAALKPMLKEHVMREVKYVA
- a CDS encoding DUF86 domain-containing protein → MSRDIRVYLADIAERCERISRYVEGLDDIAWSTDERTQDAVLRNLEVIGEAVKRLPLGACREIACDSGGRRRSIVSKALELATSGAGRSFAARKVAIGVSSAL